Proteins from a single region of Phycisphaeraceae bacterium D3-23:
- a CDS encoding PilN domain-containing protein, producing MNSINFLPERYVELAERSRRRPMNFIAIGITAVALVGTWVLSDRSQAVAHRAEQLEARVHVIEAENAQADTIRKEIADIQVEREIAREIGQPVSAAQVLATIAQVAPPAIKLTDLQVIAHRPTPAKPATADADDRPPPEYKFEPTWFEVSLVGVAPEQNDIVELTRALSEHPLFTQVRLRASGNAQAEHFEARSFVIAIRIDLDREFVTHPTQGGETHASP from the coding sequence ATGAACTCAATCAACTTCCTGCCCGAGCGCTACGTCGAGCTCGCCGAACGCAGCCGACGCCGACCGATGAACTTCATCGCCATCGGCATCACCGCGGTCGCGCTGGTCGGCACCTGGGTCCTAAGTGATCGGTCCCAGGCGGTCGCCCACCGCGCCGAGCAGCTCGAAGCCAGGGTCCACGTGATCGAGGCCGAGAACGCACAGGCCGACACCATCCGCAAAGAGATCGCCGACATCCAGGTCGAGCGCGAAATCGCGCGGGAGATCGGCCAGCCCGTTTCTGCGGCACAAGTCCTCGCCACCATCGCACAGGTCGCGCCCCCGGCCATCAAGCTCACCGACCTGCAAGTCATCGCCCACCGCCCCACCCCGGCCAAGCCCGCCACCGCCGATGCAGACGACCGCCCCCCGCCCGAATACAAGTTCGAGCCCACCTGGTTCGAGGTCTCGCTCGTGGGCGTCGCGCCCGAGCAGAACGACATCGTCGAACTCACCCGCGCGCTCTCCGAGCACCCGCTGTTCACGCAGGTCCGCCTGCGCGCCTCGGGCAACGCACAGGCCGAGCACTTCGAGGCCCGCTCGTTCGTGATCGCGATCCGCATCGACCTCGACCGGGAATTTGTGACCCATCCAACGCAAGGGGGGGAAACCCATGCAAGTCCCTAA
- a CDS encoding STAS domain-containing protein: MKITYEDRGPVTVFSVTGDLSIDDADRFRREAMQRLDEDIRDFVLDFEGLEFIDSRGLETLLWLQDRCAELLGQVRIASCPDHVNKVLEITRLSARFECHDNIDRAIKSLG; this comes from the coding sequence ATGAAAATCACCTACGAAGACCGCGGCCCGGTGACCGTCTTTTCAGTCACAGGCGACCTCTCCATCGACGACGCCGACCGCTTCCGCCGCGAAGCCATGCAGCGGCTCGACGAGGACATCCGCGACTTCGTCCTCGACTTCGAAGGGCTCGAGTTTATCGACTCCCGCGGGCTCGAGACCCTGCTCTGGCTCCAGGACCGATGCGCCGAACTGCTCGGCCAGGTCCGCATCGCCAGCTGCCCCGACCACGTCAACAAGGTCCTCGAAATCACCCGCCTCTCCGCACGTTTTGAATGCCACGACAATATCGACCGCGCTATCAAGAGTCTCGGGTAA
- a CDS encoding RNA methyltransferase, producing the protein MQVHEITSTQNPRLKATAKLRDQRGRRRAGLFIAEGRRAVDRAHAAGLVFREVWVCPALLSPTREQAQYEYEALVRRHAGVWIGSCSPAVLRKLAYVREPEGVLAVCEPPAWDVGLLGRVDDTTMDLIAVGTEKPGNLGAMVRTADAAGCRAVVAAGTPVDAMNPNAIRASTAAVFTLPTLSLTEDEALSRLRDSGHRVIAAYPDAEPAPVRDALESIGHTRADYAGPVAIAVGPEDRGLDARWAELAHATGGALVRIPMHGRADSLNASVAAAVLLYEAERQRRGAD; encoded by the coding sequence ATGCAAGTTCACGAGATCACCAGCACGCAGAACCCCCGGCTCAAGGCGACGGCAAAGCTGCGCGACCAGCGCGGTCGGCGCAGGGCGGGCCTGTTCATCGCCGAGGGCCGACGCGCGGTCGACCGGGCGCATGCGGCGGGGCTGGTGTTCCGCGAGGTGTGGGTGTGCCCGGCCCTGCTGTCGCCGACCCGGGAGCAGGCGCAGTACGAATACGAGGCACTCGTCCGCCGGCACGCCGGGGTATGGATCGGTTCGTGCAGCCCGGCGGTCTTGCGCAAGCTGGCGTATGTGCGCGAGCCCGAGGGGGTGCTGGCGGTATGTGAGCCGCCGGCGTGGGACGTGGGGCTGCTGGGGCGGGTCGATGACACGACGATGGATTTGATCGCGGTGGGCACGGAGAAGCCGGGCAACCTCGGCGCGATGGTGCGGACGGCCGACGCCGCGGGCTGCCGCGCGGTCGTCGCGGCCGGCACGCCGGTGGACGCGATGAACCCCAACGCGATCCGCGCCTCGACCGCCGCGGTATTCACGCTACCGACACTATCTCTCACCGAAGACGAGGCCCTGTCCCGCTTGCGCGATTCGGGCCACCGTGTCATCGCCGCCTACCCGGATGCGGAGCCCGCCCCTGTTCGCGATGCACTCGAATCCATCGGGCATACGCGGGCTGACTACGCCGGCCCGGTCGCGATCGCGGTAGGCCCCGAGGACCGCGGGCTCGATGCGCGCTGGGCGGAGCTGGCCCACGCGACCGGCGGCGCGCTGGTGCGCATCCCGATGCACGGCCGGGCCGACTCGCTCAACGCCTCGGTCGCCGCGGCGGTGCTGCTGTACGAAGCCGAACGCCAGCGGCGGGGTGCCGACTAA
- the pilO gene encoding type 4a pilus biogenesis protein PilO, with the protein MQVPKSDRIKTAGIIALMVAGYALLIYRPGVQQRNAEHERVAQLQEQINGFDQPDLIALRYEADQAQARLDAVRYTMPAEQEVFLVLDGVTGSLEAQGILDHTASQSDPRWFADYAVQPIHLEFNGDFTDAFAALHAIETMDRPVRVDRLELVGNTNDTSGHITAVVQLSAFFDGEQGHE; encoded by the coding sequence ATGCAAGTCCCTAAGTCAGACCGGATCAAGACCGCCGGCATCATCGCGCTGATGGTCGCGGGCTACGCCCTGCTCATCTACCGCCCCGGCGTGCAGCAACGCAACGCCGAACACGAGCGCGTCGCCCAGCTGCAGGAACAGATCAACGGCTTTGACCAGCCCGACCTGATCGCGCTGCGCTACGAGGCCGACCAGGCCCAGGCCCGGCTCGACGCCGTGCGCTACACGATGCCCGCCGAGCAGGAGGTCTTCCTCGTGCTCGACGGCGTGACGGGCTCGCTCGAAGCCCAGGGCATCCTCGACCACACCGCCTCGCAGAGCGACCCCAGGTGGTTCGCCGACTACGCCGTCCAGCCGATCCACCTCGAATTCAACGGCGACTTCACCGACGCCTTCGCCGCGCTCCACGCGATCGAGACGATGGATCGGCCCGTCCGTGTCGACCGGCTCGAACTGGTCGGCAACACCAACGACACGAGCGGCCACATCACCGCCGTCGTCCAGCTCAGCGCGTTCTTCGACGGGGAGCAAGGCCATGAATAA
- a CDS encoding class I SAM-dependent methyltransferase, translating to MMLERVLEPEVMDDADESVSYDAMDHAAPNAAFVDRLVELGVGRCGLALDLGTGPGDIPVLLCGRSVGRPSVVAIDLAQTMLDLAGPKVTSAGLGDRIDLRLMDVKSLDFADASFDAVFSNTILHHIPEPLAMLKEAARVLRPGGLLLIRDLRRPDSLEGLEALVAEHAADEDAAQRQLFAQSLHAALTPDELGALAHEAGLADAEVVVDTDRHMSMQRIFRG from the coding sequence ATGATGCTGGAACGTGTGCTTGAACCCGAGGTGATGGACGATGCCGACGAGTCGGTGTCGTACGACGCGATGGATCACGCAGCGCCCAACGCGGCGTTTGTGGATCGGCTGGTGGAGCTCGGGGTGGGGCGGTGTGGCTTGGCGCTGGACCTGGGCACCGGGCCCGGCGATATCCCGGTGCTGTTGTGCGGTCGGTCGGTGGGTCGGCCGAGCGTGGTGGCGATCGACCTGGCGCAGACGATGCTTGACCTGGCCGGGCCCAAGGTCACGTCGGCGGGGCTGGGCGACCGGATCGACCTGCGTCTGATGGATGTTAAATCGCTTGACTTTGCCGACGCTTCGTTCGACGCGGTGTTCAGCAACACCATCCTGCACCACATCCCCGAGCCGTTGGCGATGCTGAAAGAGGCGGCGCGGGTGCTTCGGCCCGGTGGGCTTTTGCTGATCCGCGACCTGCGTCGGCCCGATAGTCTGGAAGGGCTCGAAGCCCTCGTCGCCGAGCACGCCGCGGATGAGGACGCGGCCCAGCGGCAGCTCTTTGCCCAATCGTTACACGCCGCGCTGACGCCCGATGAGCTGGGCGCTTTGGCACACGAGGCGGGCCTGGCCGATGCCGAGGTCGTGGTCGATACCGACCGGCATATGTCCATGCAGCGCATATTTCGTGGCTGA
- a CDS encoding tetratricopeptide repeat protein: protein MFRKPLTYALLAACSTPLLLTGCNSTQQGNHEQWVEDADNKWTALKSDLAMEMAEQQFATGQLTLALKTVRDQLVMDPENPRLWLMAGRVALENSELERSFGYLGKAIEYDPKLAEPYYYQGIIHQRWQQYEQAHARYIDARERDADNPSYTLAEAEMLAQLGRLDEAVAMLQEKATYFDQNAAIRAMLGHIHRRNTNHDQATFWFKQASMLAPDDHKLAEELARSYMTIGSYREAASTLSQLLYTDYGTDRDDLRRMLAQAYTNNGQFREAKVVCQQLTRDDPTSVEDWFQLGELNYRLEDYSNALQAANRLINLAPDDHRGYTLAGMVWNKRNRLDRALTMFDRAAEVAPDNTTPLILRGMALQRDERPAAAAEAYRQALEVDPGDHRAQRLLASVSEDLH, encoded by the coding sequence ATGTTTCGCAAGCCCCTCACGTACGCCCTCCTCGCGGCCTGTTCGACCCCGCTATTGCTCACCGGCTGCAACAGCACCCAGCAAGGCAACCACGAGCAGTGGGTCGAAGACGCCGACAACAAATGGACGGCCCTGAAGTCCGACCTCGCCATGGAGATGGCCGAGCAGCAGTTCGCCACCGGCCAGCTCACGCTGGCGCTGAAGACGGTGCGCGACCAGTTAGTGATGGACCCGGAGAACCCCCGGCTGTGGCTGATGGCCGGGCGCGTGGCGTTGGAGAATTCTGAGCTCGAGCGCAGCTTCGGCTACCTGGGCAAGGCGATCGAGTACGACCCCAAGCTGGCCGAGCCCTACTACTACCAGGGCATCATCCACCAGCGCTGGCAGCAGTACGAGCAGGCGCATGCCCGGTACATCGACGCACGCGAGCGCGACGCGGACAACCCGTCCTACACCCTCGCCGAGGCCGAGATGCTCGCGCAGCTTGGCCGGCTGGACGAAGCCGTCGCGATGCTGCAGGAGAAGGCGACGTACTTCGATCAGAACGCGGCGATCCGCGCGATGCTCGGGCACATCCACCGCCGAAACACCAACCACGACCAGGCCACCTTCTGGTTCAAGCAGGCCTCCATGCTCGCGCCCGACGACCACAAGCTCGCCGAGGAGCTCGCGCGGTCGTACATGACCATCGGCAGCTACCGCGAGGCCGCGAGCACCCTGAGCCAGCTGCTCTACACCGACTACGGCACGGACCGCGACGACCTGCGCCGCATGCTCGCCCAGGCCTACACCAACAACGGCCAGTTCCGCGAAGCCAAGGTCGTCTGCCAGCAACTCACCCGCGACGACCCGACCAGCGTCGAAGACTGGTTCCAACTGGGCGAACTCAACTACCGGCTCGAAGACTATTCGAACGCGTTGCAGGCGGCCAACCGCCTGATCAACCTCGCGCCCGACGACCACCGCGGCTACACCCTGGCCGGCATGGTCTGGAACAAACGCAACCGGCTCGACCGGGCGCTGACGATGTTCGACCGCGCCGCCGAGGTCGCCCCCGATAACACGACGCCCCTCATCCTCCGCGGCATGGCGCTCCAGCGCGACGAGCGCCCCGCCGCCGCCGCCGAGGCCTACCGCCAGGCCCTCGAAGTCGACCCCGGCGACCACCGCGCCCAGCGCCTGCTCGCCTCGGTCAGCGAAGACCTGCACTAA
- a CDS encoding NUDIX domain-containing protein — protein sequence MKNDFSYGVIPYRVVAGRREYLLVQHHAGHWAFPKGHADEGESPLETAKREMLEETGIAPDRAAEQPAFEEQYKFTKRSGKKVRKYVTYYLCEVATDAEVKVQPEEIADHFWGDADATRQRITFEEGRELFDEVEQYLDAPPQ from the coding sequence ATGAAAAACGATTTTTCCTATGGCGTGATCCCGTACCGCGTCGTCGCAGGGCGGCGCGAGTATCTGCTGGTGCAGCACCACGCCGGTCACTGGGCGTTTCCCAAGGGCCACGCCGACGAAGGCGAGTCGCCCCTTGAAACCGCCAAGCGCGAGATGCTCGAAGAGACCGGGATTGCACCGGACCGGGCGGCCGAGCAGCCGGCCTTCGAGGAGCAGTACAAGTTCACAAAGCGCTCGGGCAAGAAGGTGCGTAAGTACGTGACCTATTACCTGTGCGAGGTCGCAACCGACGCCGAGGTCAAGGTGCAGCCCGAGGAGATCGCCGACCACTTCTGGGGCGACGCCGACGCAACGCGTCAGCGCATCACGTTCGAGGAGGGGCGTGAACTGTTTGATGAGGTGGAGCAGTACCTCGACGCCCCGCCCCAGTAG
- the pilM gene encoding pilus assembly protein PilM: protein MFGGNNKKSRRPIGVAVTPTGVRLAQVGKTADGIALTATGHALLPEHIGVGDSNYSRELGYAIHCALKSANFVGKQTVSAMPAESMHYKNIRLPKMPETELAQAVAWEAKERIVLGEPASVQYYYAGEVRQGQDKRCEVVLLAAKQSAIQAHVQGLTQAGLEPIAVDATGAALARVSSGHDRITFTVNVQEHHLEVVIADAGRVLLNKLLPLDVGGLNAADPKELAREVGLCLRYHTVTFRGEKPTQMLLTGEPAPEVLIEEMSAALGLPAFTLDQAGALAPNAGPGAATPHSPWAIAAGLSMRGLTAQTQRGAA from the coding sequence ATGTTCGGAGGCAACAACAAGAAATCACGCCGGCCCATCGGCGTGGCCGTCACACCGACCGGGGTCCGGCTGGCACAGGTCGGCAAGACGGCCGACGGTATCGCGCTGACCGCAACCGGGCACGCGCTGCTGCCCGAGCATATCGGGGTCGGCGACTCGAACTATAGCCGCGAGCTGGGCTACGCCATCCACTGCGCCCTCAAGAGCGCAAACTTCGTCGGCAAGCAAACCGTCAGCGCCATGCCCGCCGAGTCGATGCACTACAAGAACATCCGGCTGCCCAAGATGCCCGAGACCGAGCTCGCCCAGGCCGTCGCGTGGGAAGCCAAAGAGCGGATCGTCCTGGGCGAACCCGCCTCGGTCCAGTACTACTACGCAGGCGAGGTCCGCCAGGGCCAAGACAAACGCTGCGAGGTCGTCCTGCTTGCCGCGAAGCAGTCCGCGATCCAGGCCCACGTCCAAGGCCTCACCCAGGCCGGCCTCGAACCCATCGCCGTCGATGCCACCGGCGCCGCGCTCGCGCGGGTCAGCTCGGGGCACGACAGGATTACCTTTACGGTCAATGTCCAGGAACACCACCTCGAAGTCGTCATCGCAGACGCCGGCCGCGTCCTGCTCAATAAGCTGCTGCCCCTGGACGTCGGCGGGCTCAACGCCGCCGACCCCAAGGAGCTGGCCCGCGAAGTCGGGCTCTGCCTGCGCTACCACACCGTCACGTTCCGCGGCGAAAAGCCCACACAAATGCTCCTCACCGGCGAGCCCGCCCCCGAGGTACTCATCGAAGAGATGTCGGCCGCGCTCGGGCTGCCCGCCTTCACACTGGACCAGGCCGGCGCCCTCGCCCCGAACGCCGGCCCCGGCGCGGCGACGCCGCACAGCCCGTGGGCCATCGCCGCCGGGCTGTCGATGCGTGGCCTCACCGCCCAGACGCAGCGAGGTGCCGCATGA
- a CDS encoding ATPase, T2SS/T4P/T4SS family, which translates to MGNESPTNRKPVTAPPRVGDLLLERGLITQQQIDQALDYQRASGKKALLGEVLVELEFVTEAQVMEAIAQSYGVPFASITPSLIDPKTLEILDRAFCEKHLIVPLFLIEGRLTVAVSEPANVFITEEVERMTGHPVQVVASTPADIRQALAGLQSADSDAVFVIDDMMDDFEASDLDIVEQEITDLSDLEDSAGESPVIKLVNYIIFSAVKEGASDIHVEPDDGRLRIRFRVDGRLFEKLTPPHHMLAAMVSRIKIMSALDISERRIPQDGAITIRIDKRQIDLRVSTMPGKFGEKVVMRIVDQKNAVTSLDYLGFHPDMLRQLRELIAMPNGVVLVTGPTGSGKSTTLYGALAEINREDINISTVEDPVEYNLPGVNQFQTHDKAGFTFAKALRALLRQDPDVVMLGEIRDPETAKTATQAALTGHLVLSTLHTNDAPSAITRLINVGVESYLVAAALRGILAQRLVRKLCQHCREAVKPDKAEQQLIAKLENEGHEIGHLYRGAGCNKCRNTGFAGRLGIYELLVPNDEALDAIARGDSPNVVRDLSLKTGGYRSLKQDGVAKAAQGLTTLEEVFKATAM; encoded by the coding sequence ATGGGCAACGAAAGTCCCACCAACCGAAAACCGGTCACCGCGCCGCCGCGCGTCGGCGACCTGCTGCTCGAACGCGGCCTGATCACGCAGCAGCAGATCGACCAGGCGCTCGACTACCAACGCGCATCCGGCAAGAAGGCGCTCCTGGGCGAGGTCCTCGTCGAACTCGAGTTCGTCACCGAAGCGCAGGTCATGGAGGCCATCGCGCAGAGCTACGGCGTCCCGTTCGCAAGCATCACGCCGTCGCTCATCGACCCCAAGACCCTCGAGATCCTCGACCGCGCGTTCTGCGAAAAACACCTGATCGTCCCGCTCTTCCTGATCGAGGGCCGGCTCACCGTCGCCGTCAGCGAGCCCGCCAACGTCTTCATCACCGAAGAAGTCGAGCGCATGACCGGACACCCCGTCCAGGTCGTCGCCTCGACCCCCGCCGACATCCGCCAGGCACTGGCCGGGCTGCAGTCGGCCGACAGCGACGCCGTCTTCGTCATCGACGACATGATGGACGACTTCGAGGCCAGCGACCTCGACATCGTCGAGCAGGAGATCACCGACCTCTCCGACCTCGAAGACTCCGCGGGCGAGTCGCCGGTCATCAAGCTGGTCAACTACATCATCTTCTCGGCCGTCAAAGAGGGCGCAAGCGATATCCACGTCGAGCCCGACGACGGCCGACTGCGCATCCGCTTCCGCGTCGATGGTCGGCTGTTTGAAAAACTCACCCCGCCCCACCACATGCTCGCCGCCATGGTCTCGCGCATCAAGATCATGTCCGCGCTCGACATCTCCGAACGCCGCATCCCCCAGGACGGCGCGATCACGATCCGCATCGATAAACGCCAGATCGACCTCCGCGTCTCGACCATGCCCGGGAAGTTCGGCGAAAAAGTCGTCATGCGCATCGTCGACCAGAAGAACGCCGTCACCTCGCTCGACTACCTCGGCTTCCACCCCGACATGCTCAGGCAGCTGCGCGAACTCATCGCGATGCCCAACGGCGTCGTACTCGTCACCGGGCCCACCGGCTCGGGCAAATCGACCACGCTCTACGGCGCGCTCGCCGAGATCAACCGCGAAGACATCAACATCTCAACCGTCGAAGACCCCGTCGAGTACAACCTGCCCGGCGTCAACCAGTTCCAGACCCACGACAAGGCCGGCTTCACCTTCGCCAAAGCGCTCCGCGCCCTCTTACGCCAGGACCCCGACGTCGTCATGCTCGGCGAGATCCGCGACCCCGAGACCGCCAAGACCGCGACCCAGGCCGCGCTCACCGGCCACCTCGTCCTGTCCACGCTGCACACCAACGACGCGCCCAGCGCGATCACCCGGCTCATCAACGTCGGCGTCGAGTCCTACCTCGTCGCCGCCGCGCTCCGCGGCATCCTCGCACAGCGGCTGGTCCGCAAGCTCTGCCAGCACTGCCGCGAGGCCGTCAAGCCCGACAAGGCCGAGCAGCAGCTCATCGCCAAGCTCGAAAACGAAGGCCACGAGATCGGCCACCTCTACCGCGGCGCGGGCTGCAACAAATGCCGCAACACCGGGTTCGCCGGCCGGCTGGGCATCTACGAACTCCTCGTCCCCAACGACGAAGCACTCGACGCCATCGCGCGCGGCGACAGCCCCAACGTCGTCCGCGACCTCTCGCTCAAGACCGGCGGCTACCGGTCACTCAAGCAAGACGGCGTCGCCAAGGCCGCTCAGGGACTCACCACCCTCGAAGAAGTCTTCAAAGCCACCGCGATGTAA
- a CDS encoding response regulator, producing MNPPRILVVDDEQHIVQVLSLTLRRAGYSVETATDGDAAWRAIQTDRPDLVITDQSMPGITGTQLVERLQHATDGASLPVLIITAKRMAIEPNENHAVTAILPKPFSPREVLSKVYDLVGPGVAPQEIEL from the coding sequence ATGAACCCGCCGCGCATTCTGGTTGTGGATGATGAGCAGCACATCGTGCAGGTGTTGTCGCTCACGCTACGCCGCGCCGGGTACAGCGTCGAGACCGCCACCGACGGCGACGCCGCATGGCGGGCGATCCAGACCGACCGCCCCGACCTCGTCATCACCGACCAGTCCATGCCCGGCATCACCGGCACACAGCTCGTCGAGCGCCTACAACACGCGACAGACGGTGCGTCGCTGCCGGTCCTCATCATCACCGCCAAGCGGATGGCCATCGAGCCCAACGAGAACCACGCCGTCACCGCCATCCTGCCCAAGCCCTTTAGCCCACGCGAAGTGCTGTCCAAGGTCTACGACCTGGTCGGCCCGGGCGTCGCGCCACAGGAGATCGAACTATGA
- a CDS encoding TolC family protein, with protein sequence MQRPHCTPRCAALITLTLFLAGCQTYSPMPLDLQQRAAEWAQRSLDDPAIAQLAARFPDTAEGEARRRTSGIEDQWPYDPADGLSLREAEPVALVFSPDLRAQRLRAQVPLAGAEFAGLWDDPELDGDLLRFLNSMDDPWILGLGISFTVPLSGRLRVEEDQAWAEAEHAWLTAAKSEWELLEALRVKWIDWSALEWRVRILDDYLAELTPLAESVSRLVEVGEVDPASARLLEIDRVRRTFERARLASQEERARLELLTLMGLTAEADIELIPVSLWDEGTHVPDISEIEAFAAHPDARLAQAAYDRAELALDREIVKQYPDLTIGPRFEDEEGQSRLGLGFGLPLPLWNRNHRGIAEALAQRDAAAAEVDAVLQRLRAEFHATSVTWEAASDLAFQTPRLLWPLVEAQLEELRGLAELGEVDVLLLREALAGVVEAELAAVDAMQARAEAAARIESIANPRWAVPQPVHPEE encoded by the coding sequence TTGCAACGACCACACTGCACACCGCGATGCGCGGCGCTCATCACATTGACGCTCTTCCTGGCGGGCTGCCAGACCTATTCGCCCATGCCGCTCGACCTCCAGCAGCGCGCCGCCGAATGGGCGCAGCGTTCGCTGGACGACCCGGCGATCGCTCAACTCGCGGCGCGCTTCCCGGACACCGCCGAGGGCGAGGCACGCCGGCGGACTAGCGGCATCGAAGACCAGTGGCCCTACGACCCGGCCGACGGTCTGTCGCTGCGCGAGGCCGAGCCGGTCGCGCTGGTCTTCAGCCCCGACCTCCGGGCCCAGCGCCTGCGGGCGCAGGTGCCGCTCGCGGGGGCCGAGTTCGCCGGGCTCTGGGACGACCCGGAGCTGGACGGCGACCTGCTGCGTTTTCTCAACAGCATGGACGACCCGTGGATCCTCGGGCTGGGCATCAGCTTTACCGTCCCGCTGTCGGGTCGGCTGCGTGTCGAGGAAGACCAGGCCTGGGCCGAGGCCGAGCACGCCTGGCTGACCGCGGCGAAGTCGGAGTGGGAGCTGCTCGAAGCGCTGCGCGTGAAGTGGATCGACTGGTCGGCGTTGGAGTGGAGGGTCAGAATCCTTGACGACTACCTGGCCGAGCTTACCCCCCTGGCCGAGTCGGTGAGCCGCCTGGTGGAAGTCGGCGAGGTCGATCCGGCTTCTGCGCGTCTGCTCGAGATCGACCGGGTCCGGCGTACGTTCGAGCGGGCCCGCCTCGCGTCGCAGGAAGAGCGCGCCCGACTTGAGTTGTTGACGCTCATGGGGCTGACCGCGGAGGCGGACATCGAACTGATCCCGGTCTCGCTTTGGGACGAGGGGACGCATGTCCCCGACATCAGCGAGATTGAGGCGTTCGCCGCCCACCCCGACGCCCGCCTCGCCCAGGCGGCTTACGACCGGGCCGAGCTGGCGCTCGATCGCGAGATCGTTAAGCAGTACCCGGACCTCACGATCGGCCCGCGCTTCGAGGATGAAGAGGGCCAGTCGCGTTTGGGCCTCGGCTTCGGGCTCCCGCTGCCGCTGTGGAACAGGAACCATCGCGGCATCGCCGAGGCGCTGGCCCAGCGTGACGCCGCCGCGGCCGAGGTGGACGCGGTGTTGCAGCGGCTGCGTGCCGAGTTCCATGCGACCTCGGTGACCTGGGAGGCGGCATCGGACCTCGCGTTCCAGACCCCGCGCTTGCTGTGGCCGCTGGTGGAAGCGCAGCTCGAAGAGCTCCGCGGCCTCGCGGAACTCGGCGAGGTGGATGTGCTGCTGCTGCGCGAGGCGCTGGCGGGAGTCGTCGAGGCCGAGCTGGCGGCGGTCGATGCCATGCAGGCAAGGGCCGAAGCCGCCGCCCGGATTGAATCGATCGCCAACCCGAGGTGGGCCGTCCCCCAGCCGGTGCACCCCGAAGAGTGA
- a CDS encoding prepilin-type N-terminal cleavage/methylation domain-containing protein yields MKQQARTTRRPTAAYTLVEVIITVTIMGLAAAVVVPNMLHGGTLGVQAGARMIVADTLYAQNEAMAQNDARRVLFDPAGNSYTVQHYDSDAGAWVADQNPVLGGNATTNYIIDFDTDNRFQGVEIVSADFGGETWVEFDDLGNPSSGGTVRIQFGQHRYDIKIAPFSGRLTVTALNPGD; encoded by the coding sequence ATGAAACAACAAGCCCGCACAACCCGACGCCCAACCGCCGCCTACACCCTGGTCGAAGTGATCATCACCGTCACGATCATGGGGCTCGCCGCGGCGGTCGTCGTGCCCAACATGCTGCACGGCGGGACGCTCGGCGTCCAGGCCGGCGCACGCATGATCGTCGCCGACACCCTCTACGCCCAGAACGAAGCGATGGCGCAGAACGACGCGCGGCGTGTCCTCTTCGACCCGGCGGGCAACAGCTACACCGTCCAGCACTACGACTCCGACGCCGGCGCATGGGTCGCGGACCAGAACCCGGTCCTCGGCGGCAACGCCACAACCAACTACATCATCGACTTCGATACCGACAACCGCTTCCAGGGTGTCGAGATCGTCAGCGCCGACTTCGGCGGCGAAACATGGGTCGAATTCGACGACCTGGGCAACCCGTCCTCGGGCGGCACCGTCCGCATCCAGTTCGGCCAGCACCGCTACGACATCAAGATCGCGCCGTTCTCGGGGCGATTGACCGTCACCGCGCTCAACCCCGGGGACTAG